The DNA region GCTTTGGGAGCTGAGGGGCCGGCCCACTGGCACGACGTTCTGGTGCGCGACATGGCCAGCAACATGGCCCAGATCGGGGCGCGCACGCTTGCCGATCTGCCCGGTCGGCTGGTTCGGGATTAACCAATTTCCTTAACGCGGGGTTAACATCGGCCCCGCATGTTCCTATATCGTTCTCATGACAGAAGCCCAGGCCATCGCAATTCTCTGCGCCATGTTGGGGGGAGAGCCCGAACAGCGCGTCAGCTATACGCTCGATGCGGTCAGCACCCATGTGCGTATCGATTGTATAACGGAGACTCACGCCATCGAGATCGGGTTGGACCACACGCGCGGCTCCTACGACAGTCTGCACCAGGCAACGTTCAATGCCATGCTGACGGATCGCGAACCCATGGTTATCCTGATCGACACGGACACCTACGAATCCCAATACGAATATCAGATCGAGACGGTGGCCCGTGCCCATGGCGTGGATTACGCCGTCTGGGACGAGCATTTCCTGATCCGCTGGCAAATGACGGCCCCGTTCCGCGCACGCCTGGCCGACCACAGGTAGCTAACGCGACCCGACCCGAACATGCCCCCCGCCGTAGGCGGCAGCGGCTGACGGGAGATCCCGCAACTCCGCGAGGAACCGGCGCACCTGTAAGCGCACCTCCGGATCGTTGCCACGCAGGTCACTGTTGACCGGGATCAGATCTTTCAGGGCAAAGGTGCCCGGCGCGTCCAGTTTTGGCGCGTCCCGGCTTGCGCAGAAGACCCGCCAGGTGGTGAAGGCCCGACGTTTGATCTGGCCGTGCTCAACCATGTTGAGGGATCGGTGACGCGGATCATTTGCGATTCGCATCATCAGGCGGGTCAGAACCTCTTCCTCCCCCTCCAGCACCTGAAAGAACCGGTGGTCGTGGTAGACCAACAGCCCGGTCACATCCGTTTTCGCGTTATTGCGCCGCGACACAGCCGTGATCGCCGAGAGGGTGTTGCGGTTGAACAGCCGGCTTGCGTAGCTTGTATAGGTGAGCCGATACAATTTGGTCCTCAAGGTCTGCATAGTTCAGCCGTCTTTAGGCCAAAAACCTTTACCGATCGTAACCAACTGGGCGCATGCAGCTAAGTGTTGCTCTTGCCGCGCCTGCGCCATAGGTTTTGCTGCAACTGCGAAGGGACCCTTCTTGACTGCTACCGCTTCGCTACTTGAGCCTTCTTGAATCCTACTGCTTCGCCACTTGAGGACGTCCGACTATGGCTGAATTTCAGAAAATCCTCGTTGCAAATCGCGGCGAGATTGCGATCCGTGTCATGCGGGCTGCCAACGAGTTGGGCAAACGCACCGTCGCGGTCTATGCCGAGGAAGACAAGCTGTCGCTGCATCGGTTCAAAGCCGATGAGGCCTACAAGATTGGCGAAGGGCTCGGTCCCGTCGCCGCCTACCTCAGCATCGAGGAAATCATCCGTGTCGCCAAGCAATGCGGCGCCGATGCGATCCATCCGGGCTACGGCCTGCTGTCGGAAAACCCCGAATTCGTGGATGCCTGCGTCGACAATGGCATCACCTTTATCGGCCCCAAGGCCGAGACGATGCGCGCCTTGGGCGACAAGGCCAGCGCACGGCGGGTGGCGGTTGAGGCGGGCGTGCCTGTGATCCCGGCGACCGAAGTCCTAGGCGACGATATGGACGCGATCAAGGCGGAGGCCAAAGAGGTTGGCTACCCGCTGATGCTGAAAGCGTCCTGGGGCGGCGGCGGTCGCGGGATGCGGCCCATCGCGTCCGAAGATGAACTGGAAGAAAAGGTGCTGGAGGGCCGCCGGGAGGCCGAAGCCGCATTTGGCAACGGCGAAGGGTATCTGGAAAAGATGATCCTGCGCGCCCGCCACGTCGAAGTGCAGATCCTCGGCGACAGCCACGGCAACATCTACCACCTCTATGAACGCGACTGCTCGGTCCAGCGCCGCAACCAGAAGGTCGTGGAACGCGCCCCCGCCCCCTACCTCACCGACATGCAGCGCAATGAGATCTGCCTTCTGGGCAAGAAGATCTGCGAGCATGTGAATTATGAATGTGCGGGCACTGTTGAATTCCTGATGGATATGGATTCAGGCCAATTCTACTTCATCGAAGTGAACCCGCGTGTTCAGGTTGAACACACCGTGACGGAAGAAGTCACCGGCATCGACATCGTCCGCGCCCAGATCCTGATCGCAGAGGGCAAGATGCTGGCCGGGGCCACCGGTGTCGCATCGCAATATGACGTGAAGCTTGATGGCCACGCGATCCAGTGCCGGATCACGACCGAGGATCCCACCAACAACTTCATTCCCGATTACGGCCGCATCACGGCCTATCGCGGTGCGACGGGCATGGGCATCCGGCTGGACGGCGGCACGGCCTATTCCGGCGCGGTGATCACGCGCTTTTACGATAGCCTGCTGGAGAAGGTCACGGCCTGGGCCCCCACGCCAGACGCCGCCATCGCGCGGATGGACCGGGCCCTGCGTGAATTCCGTATCCGGGGCGTCAGCACCAACATCGCCTTCGTCGAGAACCTGCTGAAGCACCCGACCTTCCTGAACTACCAATATCACACCAAGTTCATCGACGAGACGCCGGAGCTGTTCGATTTCACGCCCCGCCGCGACCGCGCCACGAAAATCCTGCGCTATGTGGCCGACATCACGGTGAACGGGCATCCCGAAACCCAGGGCCGCCCCAAGCCCGCAGCGGATATCAAACCCGCCCGTGCGCCCAAAACACCTGTGGAGGCTCCGCCCCCCGGCACGCGCACGATGCTGGACGCCGACGGACCCGAAGCTGTTGCCGCCTGGATGAAGGCCCAGACACAACTGCTGATCACCGATACGACGATGCGTGACGGGCATCAGTCGCTGCTGGCCACTCGGATGCGCTCCATCGACATGATCAAGGCCGCGCCTGCCTACGCGTACAACCTTCCGGGCCTCTTTTCCGTGGAATGCTGGGGGGGGGCCACCTTCGATGTGGCCTACCGCTTCCTGCAGGAATGCCCCTGGCAGCGCCTGCGCGATATCCGCGCGGCGATGCCCAACATCATGACCCAGATGCTGCTGCGCGCCTCCAACGGCGTGGGCTACACCAATTACCCCGACAATGTCGTGCAGGGGTTCGTGACACAGGCCGCCGAAAGTGGCGTCGATGTCTTCCGCGTCTTCGACAGCCTGAACTGGGTGGAAAACATGCGCGTCGCCATGGATGCGGTCGGGAACACCGGTAAGATCGTGGAAGGCACGATCTGCTACACCGGCAACATCCTTGACCCCGATCGCGCCAAGTATGACGTGAAATACTATGTCGACATGGCGAAGGAGCTTGAGGCCGCGGGTGCCCATGTCCTCGGCCTCAAGGACATGGCGGGTCTGCTGCGTCCTGCGGCGGCGGAGGTTCTGATCCCCGCCCTGAAAGACGCCGTTGATCTGCCGATCCACTTCCACACGCACGACACGGCCGGTTCGGCCTGCGGGACAATTCTCACCTGTTCGGAGAAGGGCGTAGATGCCGTTGATTGCGCCATGGACGCGCTGTCTGGAAACACATCGCAGGCAACTCTTGGCACCATCGTGGAAAGCCTGCGCTTCACAGACCGCGATACCGGCCTCGACATCGGTGCGATCCGCCAGATCAGCGACTATTGGGAAGCCGTCCGCGCCCATTACGCCGCGTTTGAAAGCGGCATGCAGGCCCCCGCCTCCGAAGTCTACCTGCACGAGATGCCCGGCGGCCAGTTCACCAACCTCAAGGCCCAGGCGCGGTCCATGGGGCTGGAGGAACGCTGGCATGAGGTGGCCCAGATGTATGCCGACGTGAACCAGATGTTCGGAGATATCGTGAAGGTCACGCCATCGTCCAAGGTTGTGGGCGACATGGCGTTGATGATGGTGTCCCAGGGCCTGACGCGCGAGGATGTCGAAGACCCGTCCACGGACGTCTCCTTCCCCGATTCCGTCATCGGGATGCTCAGGGGCGATCTGGGTCAGCCCCCCAATGGTTTCCCGAAAGGCATCGTCAAAAAGGCGCTGAAGGGCGAGAAGCCGAACCTGGAGCGGCCCGGCAAGCATCTTGACCCGGTGGACCTTGAGGAAGCGCGCGCCGATCTGGCCAAGCAATTGGGCGGCGACGTGGATGATGAGGATCTCAACGGCTATCTAATGTACCCAAAGGTCTTCACGGATTACGCCATGCGCCACGCAGAATATGGTCCCGTGCGGTCCCTGCCCACCAAGACGTTCTTCTACGGCATGGATCAGGGCGAAGAAATTGAGGCGGAGATTGATCCCGGCGTGACGCTGGAAATCCGCCTCGTTGCCATGGGCGAGACGAATGAGGAAGGCGAGGTGCGCGTGTTCTTCGAGCTGAACGGTCAGCCGCGGACCGTGCGCGTCCCGAACCGGCTGGTGTCAGCGGCCACCGCAAAGCGTCCGAAGTCCGAGCTTGGGAACCCCAACCACATCGGCGCGCCCATGCCCGGCGTGGTGGCAAGTGTAGGTGTGCAGGCCGGCCAAAAGGTGGCGGAAGGCACGCTTCTGCTGACCATTGAGGCGATGAAGATGGAAACGGGCATCCACGTGGACCGCGATGCGGTCATCAAAGCGGTCCACGTCGCGCCGGGCGGGCAGATCGACGCGAAGGACCTGTTGGTGGAGTTGGAGTAAGTCGCCAAGGCGGCGTCCTTCGGCCTGGTCCACAGTTTGAAGGTCAACACGGCGCTGGCACGTTAGACATCCCTCGCGGGCAAGCGGCAGGCGTTACCCTTGCGCGTCGTGTGCTGCAATCGCAGACAGATCGGACACCCAAGGCAGCGCGGAGCCGCACCAGACCTGCACAGCCGGCGTCAGCTGCGCGCGCTGCCGAATGGTCCCGACGCGCAAACCGAAAAACGCCGAGGGGTCGTTCTTGCTGCATGCGTGAATTCGGGTTCCGCAATTCGGACAGAAACTCAGATATCTTACGCGCCCACTCTGCGCGGTCTTCTCGTACTCGCGGAGCGTTCCCGACAGCAGCCTGAAGCGACCATCCGTGACGCTCACGACCACACCGTAAGCGGCACCGGAATTTATCTGGCAGTCCAGACAATGACAGATCGCAACTCTCGCTGGATCTATTTCCGCCTCATAGGTGACGTTCCCGCAGAGACAGCCCCCGTCAACTTTCATACCTATCCCCTGAATACATCACCGGATGACCGACACATTCACTCTGCAATATCACAAAGCGCCAGACAACGCGCAGGGGTGACTCCCCGAGGCAAAACGCATCGTCGACCCGCGGTGCAGGCCGGAGAGACCCGGCAGGCTCTGCCTCAGATCTGCCCCAGGTTTGCCTTGCAGTGATCAATCAAGCACCGCTCCGTCGTCCTGCTATCGCCTTGTTTCACGGACTTATCTGACGCCAGACACTTTTTGGGATCCAGCGTAATGATAAATTTAGTAAAATCCTTTGCCACCGATGACGGTGGCGCTGTTACCGTCGATTGGGTGGTCCTGACCAGTGGTGTCGTGGGCCTCGGGCTGGCTGTGATGGCGGTGGCCTCGGGCGGGGTCGAGGATCTGAGTGTGGAGGTTGCCGAAGCGCTGGCAGATATCAGTCTCGTATCGGGTCAGGTCGTGGAGGTTGCGTTTCACGACTTCTCGGATGGGGATGCAGCGGGATGGCTTGGCGGTCGTGTGATGGATATGGGCGGCCAGTTGGGAGAGCTTCTGGTTCTTGGCCCCGGTGAGACTGCGGGCTTCACGCTGGAGGTTCCATCGGGGACGGCGGAGGCCGCCATGGTCTTCGATCTCGTGGCGGGCGATAGCCTGGACAACAGCACCCGTTGGGGCACGGACACGGCAACGGTCCTGATCAATGGCGTGCCCGTGGCCATCGCGACCAGCGCCCGCGGAAGCCAGATGACGTTCGATATCCCCCAGGTCGATGGCACCATGGTCGAAGCGACTGTAACGGTGGATCCCGGTCAGCTGGGTGGCTCGGGCCGCTGGTACGACGCGGTGGCCGAAGTGACCGTAACCGTGGACCAGCCCGTCGGGCCGATCGACGTCCAATTACATTCCGGGGCCAACCAGAACATCCGGGACGAGTTCTGGGGGGTCGACAACTTCAACGCCTCTGTCACGGGGGGCTAGAGTATGACTGGCCAGACGCATGTCAGATTGGCCAATGCTGCAACCGCTTGTGTCAATCCGCCGATCCGGGCCATTGACCCGTCGCGCTGACCGCAACCGGGCGGCAGGCAGTCTCGTGCTCATCCTGTCTGTCGGACTGGTCGTAGGCCCTGCCCCCCTTTCTAAACGCCGTTTGTCCCGCCTCTTGCTCTAGCTCAGGCCTTGCGCCACCCTCTCGCCATGACGCACCAATTCGACAAAGCGCTGATCTTCACGGACCTGCATATCACGCCGCCGGGCGAGACGATTATCGGTCTCGACCCGCTGGCCCGGTTTCAGGAAGGTCTGGCCCATGCCCTGTCGCGTCACCCCGACGCTCAGCACATCGTGCTGCTGGGGGACCTGACCCACACTGGCGATCCGGCGGAATATGCGCGCCTGGTCCCGGCCTTGGCCGACTGTCCGATCCCCTTGACGGTCACGATGGGCAACCATGACCTACGCGATCACCTGCGCAATGCCTTTCCAACGGCGCTCAACCCCGACGGCTTCGCGCAAACCGCGCGCGACCTCGGGCCGCTTCGGCTTTTGATCCTGGACACGCACGACTACGACAATCAAGCACCGCTGGAGCAGGACGGATGGCTATGCGAGACCCGGCTGGCCTGGCTTGACGCTGAACTTGCGCGCGCGGCTGATGACGGCAAGGACGTCGTGGTCTTCGCCCATCACCCGCCCTGCCCCGTGGGGTTCTGGGCCATGGATGCCATCGGCTTGGCGAATGCGGACGCTCTGTTGTCACGCCTGCACGCGGCGCCCCACGTCAAGCACCTGATCTGCGGCCATATCCACCGCACGATCCATGCCAGCGCGTCCAGCCCAGCGGGCGGCGGTCTGCCGGTGACGATCCTCAAGAGCCCGTGCCACCAGGTTCCGATGATCCTGGGGCAAGGTACATTTGCCGACAGCGTGGACGAGCCCGGGGCCTACGGCATTCTTCTGGCGCTCAAGGATACCGTCGTGGTCCATACGGACGATTTCGCGATCTCCGACGGGTCCGTCCAGACCTATTGACGGCCCCCGGAAGAGGACCCCGGACACTACATGCCTGGCTCGGGCCTTATGTGTTCTGTCCGGGCTTACTCGGACAGCGTCACGTCACCGACCAACGTGTCGTAGAAATACAGTTGGTACTCCCCCGCGGCGCCAGAGCCGAGATAGAACATCGTGTACGTCGTTGTCGGCCCGGCTCCCTCCCCATCCCAACTGATCGAGCTGCTGAAGTTGTTGCGGATAGACCCGCTGGCGGCCCGGCCCAGGTTGATCAGCGGCAAACCTTCGGGGCCGACCAGAACAAACGCGGTGTTTCGGTTGAAGACCTGGTTCTCTCCGGGCTCATTGTCTGTATCGGTGCCGACAAACGGCGTCATCTCGATCTCGACCCTCGTGATCGTCCCAATGTCCGAGGTCATGCGCCCGGCGATGGTATTTCGGCTCACGCGGTCTTCGGTCACCAACTCCTCGGTCGTCGAAATCGCGACAACCTTGATGTCATAGAAACTGGAAGGCGCTGGCATGTCTGTCACCGGCACAGCCAAATCGACAGGCAGGCGCAGGGCGTCCGTCCCCTCCCCGATGATCAGCGTTGCGGTGGTGGCGGCGGTCGGCGCAGTGAAGACAAGGTTGAGGTAGGCGCCCGCCGTCTCTTCCGGGAAATCCCGGGGCCGCCGGGCGGACAAGCTGCTGCCGCCCCGCTCGACATCAGGGAAGAAGTCGACACGCCCCCACGGCCTGCGCGCGTCCGTTTCACTGTCGAACTGCAGGGCGATGTCACCCGACGAGATCTGAATACGCTCCAGCTCATCACTCCAGGCGACGGCGAAATCCACCTCCAGATAGATGAAATCCTCCTCCGCCCCGGACTCGTAGACATGTTGCGCGCAGCAGGGAGAGGCCATTTCAGTATCGATGTTGCGCAAGATGTCATGGCGCGTCACGGTCATGCTGGTCAGCGTCAGCGCCTCGGTCTGGGCGGTGAGCCTGCCGCAGGGCAAAGCCATGGTTGCAGCCAGCACGCCCACCTTCAAAAGGTCTTCAAATCTCATTCAAATGTCTCCGCATAAATGGGGCTGTCTTGGGCGTTCAACTGTCCGCGCGCGATATGCTGCCCACCACGTCTAAAATTTGTCGCGTCGTCAGCCGCCGATCAAGAGAACCTCGACCCGGCGGTTTTGCTGTGCACCGGCCTCCGACCCATTGTCGGCCACCGGACGGCTCTCTCCGAACGCCCGCGTCGTCAACAGCCCTTGCGCCACGCCCTGCACCATCAGCGCCTGCGCCACCGCAACGGCGCGCTCCTGCGAGAGGGTCTGGTTATAGGCGTCCGAGCCTGCCGCATCGGTGTGCCCGTCCACGATGACCTGCGACACCTGCCCCGACCGGATGGCAGCGGCCAATTCGGACACGGCCTGAAGACCGGCGCGACGCAGCGTCGCGCTGTCGAAATCAAACAGCAGGTTTGCGTCCAGCACCAGCCGCGTGGCAGAGCCGATTGCCCCCACCGCATCAATGTCGGCCCCCGGGAACCGCCCGCTGCATTGCAAGCCGCCATCGGTCAGACGCACGAACTGGAAGGTCTCGCCGGGTTGAATGTGGGGTGCGATGTCGATCTGGGCCGTCGCCCCTTCGATGGCACCGATATCCGTCCAGCTGACCCCATCGCCGGAAATGGCGAGGATCGTGCCCTCCACATCGGGACCAACCTCGAAAATGAAAAGATCCGCGCCGGGCACGTCGATCAGGGTGTTGTCGATGAACTGGTACACGACCTGCCCGCCGCAGCCCAGGGTCACCGCCAGAGGTACGCCATTGCCAACATAGTCCGGAGCATGGAGACCAAGGGACGGGTCATCAACGCCTGGCGCTTCAATGGTCGATCCGGGCGTGTAGCTGACAACGGCATCGGCAAAGCTGATATCGCCTGCCGGAAACTGCACCTGACTGCCACGCGTATCATCATAGGCCGTCGTGTCAGAGGTCGGGGGCAGATCCAAGGCGATCCGCTCAATCGCGCCGATGGCACCGATCGCATCCACATCCGCGCCCGGCGTGCGGCCCGAGCATTGCACCCCATCATCGGTCAGGCGCACGAAGCGATAGCTGGCCCCGGCGGGCGCATATCCGGCCAGATCCACCGTTGAGGTTGACCCCGCAACACTCCCCACGTCTAGCCATGTGGTCCCATCGGCGGACACGGCCACCGCCATCCCCTCCACGTCTGGCCCAACTTCGAATATCCAAAGGTCCGGGCCGTCGACATCGACCAGCGCGTTGTCGGTGAACGCCCAGACCGCCTGTCCGCCGCAACCCAGGGTCACAAACGTACCCTGATCGCCACCCGCGTAATCCGGAAAGCCCAGCACCTGCGCGGGATTGCGGGCGGCCTCGCTCGGGATATCACTGCCCGGCGCGTAGCTGATCACCGCATCCGCGAAGGAGGCAAGTCCAAGCGGAAACACGATGTCAGCACCGCGGCTGTCGGTAACCGTCAACGAGGTTCCCGGGGGCGTCGACTGTGCCAAAGCGCCATGGGCGGCAAGACAAAAACTGGCGACGGCGAGGGTCGGTAGAGCGTAACGCATGAAGATATCTCCGTTCGGGAGGGACTGGGTAAGACCATCTGGGTCCTTCACCTTGCCGTGCTGAACCGAATGGCGCAACGGCGGGAAATTCTCTCTTGCACCGCTGCCGAACTATTTGTAGAGACCGTCCCACAGAGCGGGCGTAGCTCAGGGGTAGAGCATAACCTTGCCAAGGTTAGGGTCGGGCGTTCGAATCGCCTCGCCCGCTCCAATTTGAACCACTTCTGCCCCAGTGGTTTTCGACAGGGTCGCCTTCATCGGCGGCCCTTCGTCGTTTTTGGGGCGGCGCGTCCAGATCAGCCCGAATGATCCCGTCGAAACCGGTCTGCCCAATCTCTGCTGGTCACATCGGCCAATTTCGCCGTGGGCGGCGGTCCGTCCTTCAATGTCCTCATGTCCAACCACAGCGCGCGCAGGACAAGATCGCGGGTGGCAGAAGGGGCCGCAGACAATGCGTCATAGGTTACGCGCAGCGGCTCAATCTGCTCGACCTTGAACCAATCCTCCCACTCCCGTTCCATCTGCTCGGCCAGCGCCAGTTGAGACGCAATCGCCCGCGCGTCATAGGTCGGGTCTCTGGGGTCAGACAGCCGCTCCAACTCCGTCCCATCGGCGGCCATGTGCCATAAACCTGACTGCTTCGCCTTCACGTAAGATATGGCCTGATCAAGTTTGTCTTCACGGGTCAGATAAATAAACAACGTGCGCCCAAACGCAGCCTCGATGCGGGATTTGTCATTCGTGAGCGATGGGTAGAGAAGACCCAGTTGCTGTAGAAAAAAGCCGATGCTTTGGCGCTGCATACGCAAACCAAAGACATCACTCCTACCCTTACCCCGCGCCTGTGCTGCGTTGACAATGGCATCCAGCAACGCGTGTCGGCTGTCGAACCTCTCCGCGCTTAGGCCGTAATAGCCGCACCAAGCGTCCACAGACGGCGCGTGGAAATGCGAATCCGGACATCCCGCGATCCCGGCGTCCTGCAAAAGCCTGCACAACAATGTGCTGCCGCTGCGGGGGCTGGTGCAGATCACATATGATTTGAAAGCCGGCATCCCCCCCGCCCTACACGAGGCGGGACCCATAAACCACGGCGGAAACGGTCAAAGTGCACCGGCTCTACTCCGCCCTTCCCTGCCCTTGATCTGCCCCCTATAAGCGCAGCCGAGCCAGGAGAGACCCGATGCGCACCGCCCAGATCACCCGCAAGACCGCCGAGACCGACATCTCTGTCGAGATCAATCTTGACGGCACCGGCACCTACGACAATCTGACCGGCGTGGGCTTCTTCGATCATATGCTGGACCAACTGGCGCGCCACGCATTGATGGACATGACGGTCCGTTGCGCCGGCGATCTGCACATCGACGACCACCATTCCGTCGAGGATGTGGGCATTGCGTTGGGCCAGGCCCTGACGCAAGCGATGGGCGACAAGCGGGGCATCCGCCGCTATGGCGAATGTGTTCTGCCGATGGATGACGCACGCGTTGCCTGCGCGCTGGACCTGTCCGGGCGGCCGTTTCTCGTATGGGACGTTGAGATGCCGACCGCGAAGATCGGCACCTTCGACACAGAACTGGTTCGGGAGTTCTTCCAGGCGTTTGCAACCCATGGCGGGATCACATTGCACCTGACGCAAGCGGCGGGCGTGAACAGCCACCACATCGCCGAGGCCGCTTTCAAGGCGACAGCCCGCGCCCTGCGAGATGCGTTGGAGGTTGACCCACGCACGGCCGACGCCATCCCATCGACCAAGGGCAGCCTGTAAACGCGCCCTCCAGAGCACATCTTTGTTTAAGGAACGCACGCGATGACGACCGTTCTGATCGACTATGACGCGGGCAATCTGCACTCCGCCGAGAAGGCGTTTCAACGCATGGCCCTTGAGGCGGATGCGGGCGCGCTGATCGTCTCTGCCGATCCCGATGTGGTCGCCAGCGCCGACCGTATCGTCCTG from Jannaschia sp. CCS1 includes:
- a CDS encoding BLUF domain-containing protein, which produces MQTLRTKLYRLTYTSYASRLFNRNTLSAITAVSRRNNAKTDVTGLLVYHDHRFFQVLEGEEEVLTRLMMRIANDPRHRSLNMVEHGQIKRRAFTTWRVFCASRDAPKLDAPGTFALKDLIPVNSDLRGNDPEVRLQVRRFLAELRDLPSAAAAYGGGHVRVGSR
- a CDS encoding pyruvate carboxylase codes for the protein MAEFQKILVANRGEIAIRVMRAANELGKRTVAVYAEEDKLSLHRFKADEAYKIGEGLGPVAAYLSIEEIIRVAKQCGADAIHPGYGLLSENPEFVDACVDNGITFIGPKAETMRALGDKASARRVAVEAGVPVIPATEVLGDDMDAIKAEAKEVGYPLMLKASWGGGGRGMRPIASEDELEEKVLEGRREAEAAFGNGEGYLEKMILRARHVEVQILGDSHGNIYHLYERDCSVQRRNQKVVERAPAPYLTDMQRNEICLLGKKICEHVNYECAGTVEFLMDMDSGQFYFIEVNPRVQVEHTVTEEVTGIDIVRAQILIAEGKMLAGATGVASQYDVKLDGHAIQCRITTEDPTNNFIPDYGRITAYRGATGMGIRLDGGTAYSGAVITRFYDSLLEKVTAWAPTPDAAIARMDRALREFRIRGVSTNIAFVENLLKHPTFLNYQYHTKFIDETPELFDFTPRRDRATKILRYVADITVNGHPETQGRPKPAADIKPARAPKTPVEAPPPGTRTMLDADGPEAVAAWMKAQTQLLITDTTMRDGHQSLLATRMRSIDMIKAAPAYAYNLPGLFSVECWGGATFDVAYRFLQECPWQRLRDIRAAMPNIMTQMLLRASNGVGYTNYPDNVVQGFVTQAAESGVDVFRVFDSLNWVENMRVAMDAVGNTGKIVEGTICYTGNILDPDRAKYDVKYYVDMAKELEAAGAHVLGLKDMAGLLRPAAAEVLIPALKDAVDLPIHFHTHDTAGSACGTILTCSEKGVDAVDCAMDALSGNTSQATLGTIVESLRFTDRDTGLDIGAIRQISDYWEAVRAHYAAFESGMQAPASEVYLHEMPGGQFTNLKAQARSMGLEERWHEVAQMYADVNQMFGDIVKVTPSSKVVGDMALMMVSQGLTREDVEDPSTDVSFPDSVIGMLRGDLGQPPNGFPKGIVKKALKGEKPNLERPGKHLDPVDLEEARADLAKQLGGDVDDEDLNGYLMYPKVFTDYAMRHAEYGPVRSLPTKTFFYGMDQGEEIEAEIDPGVTLEIRLVAMGETNEEGEVRVFFELNGQPRTVRVPNRLVSAATAKRPKSELGNPNHIGAPMPGVVASVGVQAGQKVAEGTLLLTIEAMKMETGIHVDRDAVIKAVHVAPGGQIDAKDLLVELE
- a CDS encoding GFA family protein — its product is MKVDGGCLCGNVTYEAEIDPARVAICHCLDCQINSGAAYGVVVSVTDGRFRLLSGTLREYEKTAQSGRVRYLSFCPNCGTRIHACSKNDPSAFFGLRVGTIRQRAQLTPAVQVWCGSALPWVSDLSAIAAHDAQG
- a CDS encoding metallophosphoesterase produces the protein MTHQFDKALIFTDLHITPPGETIIGLDPLARFQEGLAHALSRHPDAQHIVLLGDLTHTGDPAEYARLVPALADCPIPLTVTMGNHDLRDHLRNAFPTALNPDGFAQTARDLGPLRLLILDTHDYDNQAPLEQDGWLCETRLAWLDAELARAADDGKDVVVFAHHPPCPVGFWAMDAIGLANADALLSRLHAAPHVKHLICGHIHRTIHASASSPAGGGLPVTILKSPCHQVPMILGQGTFADSVDEPGAYGILLALKDTVVVHTDDFAISDGSVQTY
- a CDS encoding OmpA family protein; translated protein: MRYALPTLAVASFCLAAHGALAQSTPPGTSLTVTDSRGADIVFPLGLASFADAVISYAPGSDIPSEAARNPAQVLGFPDYAGGDQGTFVTLGCGGQAVWAFTDNALVDVDGPDLWIFEVGPDVEGMAVAVSADGTTWLDVGSVAGSTSTVDLAGYAPAGASYRFVRLTDDGVQCSGRTPGADVDAIGAIGAIERIALDLPPTSDTTAYDDTRGSQVQFPAGDISFADAVVSYTPGSTIEAPGVDDPSLGLHAPDYVGNGVPLAVTLGCGGQVVYQFIDNTLIDVPGADLFIFEVGPDVEGTILAISGDGVSWTDIGAIEGATAQIDIAPHIQPGETFQFVRLTDGGLQCSGRFPGADIDAVGAIGSATRLVLDANLLFDFDSATLRRAGLQAVSELAAAIRSGQVSQVIVDGHTDAAGSDAYNQTLSQERAVAVAQALMVQGVAQGLLTTRAFGESRPVADNGSEAGAQQNRRVEVLLIGG
- a CDS encoding Stf0 sulfotransferase family protein, with product MPAFKSYVICTSPRSGSTLLCRLLQDAGIAGCPDSHFHAPSVDAWCGYYGLSAERFDSRHALLDAIVNAAQARGKGRSDVFGLRMQRQSIGFFLQQLGLLYPSLTNDKSRIEAAFGRTLFIYLTREDKLDQAISYVKAKQSGLWHMAADGTELERLSDPRDPTYDARAIASQLALAEQMEREWEDWFKVEQIEPLRVTYDALSAAPSATRDLVLRALWLDMRTLKDGPPPTAKLADVTSRDWADRFRRDHSG
- the hisB gene encoding imidazoleglycerol-phosphate dehydratase HisB, with protein sequence MRTAQITRKTAETDISVEINLDGTGTYDNLTGVGFFDHMLDQLARHALMDMTVRCAGDLHIDDHHSVEDVGIALGQALTQAMGDKRGIRRYGECVLPMDDARVACALDLSGRPFLVWDVEMPTAKIGTFDTELVREFFQAFATHGGITLHLTQAAGVNSHHIAEAAFKATARALRDALEVDPRTADAIPSTKGSL